From a single Buchnera aphidicola (Cinara cf. splendens/pseudotsugae 3390) genomic region:
- the rpmB gene encoding 50S ribosomal protein L28 yields MSKICQVTKKKSMLGQNRSHAMNATKRKFSLNIQYHKFWLPKEKKRIKIRISAKGLRMINKFGIEKIYKKYII; encoded by the coding sequence ATGTCAAAAATATGCCAAGTTACTAAGAAAAAATCCATGCTAGGACAAAATCGTTCTCATGCTATGAATGCTACTAAAAGAAAATTTTCGCTTAATATACAATATCATAAATTTTGGTTACCAAAAGAAAAAAAAAGGATAAAAATACGAATATCTGCGAAAGGATTAAGAATGATAAATAAATTTGGAATTGAAAAAATATATAAAAAATACATTATATAG
- a CDS encoding metallopeptidase TldD-related protein: protein MLFCHNLQKDLKFLMHNMQYVLLYLKKNSTFGVIEIKKTYCISISSRYGIIDDIESSNCTNHVVTIYNNYRRSSVFSNDVSISGICRSIDKSIIMSKYINVDKYLRCPDINLLYKNNKTISIFFPKLFSLKEIKNLVNITDFYALNFDSKITSTEGSVFEYFIDLKILGNSCDWIGTRMSTRYYLSSCVVASSQGCMERDFSYTTARDFEDLDKPAEIGKSSARKSIAKLNSKKIATQISPIIIKSDISYELFIDLKRAINGYAVYKKSTFLLNCMDKQIFPTWLNIFENPFLDKGLSSNLFDNEGIATVSRKIINNGVLKTWLLDTYSANRLNIPTTGHSGGTYNWLISTKKKFIQSFNQILDSMYTGFLVTELFGDGVNIVTGDYSRGACGFWIDHGKIKHPVHGVTISGNILDMWNNMITLANDINSGNSIQCASILIDKVQISGF, encoded by the coding sequence ATGTTATTTTGTCATAATTTACAAAAAGATTTAAAATTTTTAATGCATAATATGCAGTATGTTTTGTTATATTTAAAAAAAAATTCTACTTTTGGTGTTATTGAGATAAAAAAAACATACTGTATTTCCATATCTAGTAGATATGGAATTATAGATGATATTGAATCATCTAATTGTACGAATCATGTAGTTACAATTTATAATAATTATCGTCGATCTTCTGTTTTTTCTAATGATGTATCTATTTCAGGCATTTGCAGATCTATTGATAAATCAATTATTATGTCTAAATATATAAACGTTGATAAGTATTTAAGATGTCCAGATATAAATTTATTATACAAGAATAATAAAACAATAAGTATATTTTTTCCTAAATTATTTAGTCTAAAGGAAATTAAGAATTTAGTCAATATTACTGATTTTTATGCTTTAAATTTTGATTCCAAAATTACTAGCACTGAAGGATCTGTTTTTGAATATTTTATTGATTTAAAAATTTTAGGTAATAGTTGTGATTGGATTGGAACACGAATGTCTACACGATATTATTTATCTAGTTGTGTCGTTGCAAGTAGTCAGGGTTGTATGGAAAGAGATTTTAGTTACACTACTGCAAGAGATTTCGAGGATTTAGATAAACCAGCGGAAATTGGAAAAAGTAGTGCTCGAAAAAGTATTGCAAAATTAAATTCAAAAAAAATTGCAACACAAATTTCTCCTATTATTATCAAATCAGATATTTCATATGAGTTATTTATTGATTTGAAGCGTGCTATTAATGGATATGCAGTATATAAGAAATCAACATTTTTGTTAAATTGTATGGATAAACAAATTTTTCCTACTTGGTTAAACATCTTTGAAAATCCATTTTTGGATAAGGGTTTATCATCTAATTTGTTTGATAATGAAGGTATAGCTACTGTTTCTAGAAAAATTATTAATAATGGAGTGTTAAAAACTTGGTTATTAGATACATATTCAGCTAATCGATTGAATATTCCAACTACCGGACATTCTGGAGGAACATATAATTGGTTGATATCAACTAAGAAAAAATTTATTCAATCATTTAATCAAATTCTAGACTCAATGTACACAGGTTTTTTAGTAACAGAGTTATTTGGAGATGGTGTAAATATAGTAACCGGAGATTATTCTAGAGGTGCATGTGGTTTTTGGATAGATCACGGAAAAATAAAACATCCAGTACATGGTGTTACTATTTCTGGTAACATATTAGATATGTGGAATAACATGATAACTCTAGCAAACGACATAAATTCAGGAAACTCAATTCAGTGTGCATCAATATTAATTGATAAAGTACAAATTTCAGGTTTTTGA
- the rsmI gene encoding 16S rRNA (cytidine(1402)-2'-O)-methyltransferase, with protein MYIVPTPIGNLLDITYRSINILKKVDYIITENIKHTSVLLKKFSIINILLSLNACNEHKKTKKYISMLKSGNNIALVSKAGTPVINDPGYFLIKESYHQKIRVVPLPGACAAITALSASGFKTHQFCYEGFLPKTKTACEKKLSSLCHEKRTIILYESPKRLVKTMKLIKKIMGKRRKITIAKEITKKWENIQRGTIKKLLSKIKKEINWKKGEITIIINGSNPIISNVISKKVFKIFYILEKIMQKSTAIKITAKICGFNKNILYNTIIKKKLHEVD; from the coding sequence TTGTACATCGTACCTACACCTATTGGAAATTTGCTAGATATCACATATCGTTCTATTAATATATTAAAAAAAGTAGATTATATTATTACAGAAAATATAAAACATACATCAGTATTATTAAAAAAATTTTCAATAATAAATATCCTATTATCGTTAAATGCATGCAACGAACATAAAAAAACAAAAAAGTATATAAGCATGTTAAAATCTGGCAATAATATTGCACTAGTATCTAAAGCAGGAACTCCTGTTATCAATGATCCCGGATATTTTTTAATAAAAGAATCTTATCACCAAAAAATTCGTGTAGTACCATTACCTGGAGCCTGCGCAGCTATTACGGCTCTTAGTGCATCAGGATTTAAAACTCATCAATTTTGTTATGAAGGTTTTTTACCTAAAACAAAAACTGCTTGCGAAAAAAAACTATCTTCTTTATGTCATGAAAAAAGAACAATTATTTTATACGAATCTCCAAAAAGATTAGTAAAAACTATGAAATTAATAAAAAAAATCATGGGTAAACGTCGAAAAATTACAATTGCTAAAGAAATAACAAAAAAATGGGAAAATATTCAACGCGGTACTATTAAAAAATTGTTATCTAAAATTAAAAAAGAAATAAACTGGAAAAAAGGAGAGATTACTATCATTATTAATGGATCAAACCCTATAATATCTAATGTTATATCGAAAAAAGTATTTAAAATATTTTATATTCTAGAAAAAATCATGCAGAAAAGTACAGCAATAAAAATTACTGCAAAAATATGTGGATTTAATAAAAATATTTTATATAATACCATTATCAAGAAAAAATTACATGAAGTTGATTGA
- the ppa gene encoding inorganic diphosphatase: MKNFSQIPAGKNIPYDIYGIIEIPACSSPVKYELHKSFNVLHVDRFIPTAMFYPCNYGFINQTLSLDGDPLDILIPTPYPLQPKSIIRCRPIGLLSMEDEQGIDTKIIAVPHKKTTQEYIEVNNINQLSKLLKKQIIHFFNNYKNLEKNKSVQIQGWKSIESAYQEINSSVTRYHKKINQNT, from the coding sequence ATGAAAAATTTTTCTCAAATTCCAGCAGGAAAAAATATACCTTATGATATATATGGAATTATAGAGATTCCTGCTTGTTCTAGTCCTGTAAAATATGAATTACATAAATCTTTTAACGTATTACACGTAGACAGATTTATACCTACAGCTATGTTTTATCCATGTAATTATGGATTCATAAATCAAACTTTATCGTTAGATGGTGATCCATTAGATATTTTAATTCCTACTCCATATCCTCTACAACCGAAATCTATTATCCGATGCAGACCTATTGGATTATTAAGTATGGAAGATGAACAAGGAATAGACACAAAAATTATAGCTGTTCCACATAAAAAAACTACACAAGAATATATTGAAGTCAATAATATTAATCAACTATCAAAATTATTAAAAAAACAAATTATTCATTTTTTTAATAACTATAAAAATCTAGAAAAAAACAAGTCTGTACAAATTCAAGGATGGAAAAGTATTGAATCTGCCTATCAAGAAATCAATAGTTCTGTTACAAGATACCACAAAAAAATAAATCAAAATACATAA
- the rpmG gene encoding 50S ribosomal protein L33, whose product MAKSNRIKIKLISSSKSKHFYTTTKNKRNTTSKLKLKKYDPIYRKHIMYEEKKIN is encoded by the coding sequence ATGGCTAAATCTAATAGAATTAAGATAAAACTAATATCCTCCAGTAAAAGTAAGCACTTCTACACAACGACTAAAAATAAAAGAAACACAACAAGTAAACTGAAATTAAAAAAATATGATCCTATTTATAGGAAGCATATTATGTACGAAGAAAAAAAAATTAACTAA
- the tal gene encoding transaldolase yields the protein MNQLERLKKYTTVVVDSGDIECIAQYRPQDATTNPTLILKSALSKKYECVVNEAIQYAKKTGGSKSTQLQNASDMVSVGFGKEILKYIPGYISTEIDARLSFNTSACVKRAIKLIDLYREQNIDTSRVLIKLAATWECIQAAYKLKKLGILCNLTLLFSFAQARACADSDVFLISPFVGRIYDWYQKNKTDNSYFSNSDPGVLAVKKIFLYYKKYMYKTIIMSASFRKVEQILELSGCDRITISPDLLNVLKNQTCKFNRKLDIDKISTISSKPTPLSESEFRFLHNQDAMAVEKLSEGIRQFSHDQIELEKFLLSLF from the coding sequence ATGAATCAATTAGAACGTTTGAAAAAATACACCACTGTAGTTGTAGATAGCGGAGATATTGAATGTATTGCTCAATATAGACCGCAAGATGCAACTACTAATCCAACATTAATTTTAAAAAGCGCTTTATCAAAAAAATATGAATGTGTTGTTAATGAAGCGATTCAATATGCTAAAAAGACAGGAGGATCGAAATCAACTCAATTACAGAATGCTAGTGACATGGTTTCCGTAGGATTTGGTAAGGAAATTTTGAAATATATTCCAGGATATATATCTACAGAAATTGATGCAAGATTATCATTTAATACTAGTGCATGTGTTAAAAGAGCGATCAAATTAATCGATTTATATCGAGAACAGAATATTGATACTTCTCGAGTTCTAATTAAATTAGCGGCTACATGGGAATGTATTCAGGCTGCTTATAAATTAAAAAAATTAGGTATTTTGTGTAATTTAACTCTTTTGTTTTCTTTTGCACAAGCTCGTGCATGTGCTGATTCTGATGTTTTTTTAATTTCCCCTTTTGTTGGTAGAATTTATGATTGGTATCAAAAGAACAAAACAGATAATTCATATTTTTCTAATTCTGATCCGGGAGTTTTAGCTGTAAAAAAAATTTTTCTTTACTATAAGAAATATATGTATAAAACTATTATTATGAGTGCTAGTTTTAGAAAAGTAGAACAGATTTTAGAATTATCAGGATGTGATCGTATTACGATATCTCCTGATTTGTTGAATGTATTAAAAAATCAAACGTGCAAATTTAATAGAAAATTAGATATTGATAAAATTTCTACTATTTCATCTAAGCCAACACCTTTATCAGAGTCTGAATTTAGATTTTTACATAATCAAGATGCAATGGCTGTAGAAAAATTATCTGAAGGTATTCGACAATTTAGTCATGATCAAATAGAATTAGAGAAATTCTTATTGAGTTTGTTTTGA
- a CDS encoding beta-ketoacyl synthase N-terminal-like domain-containing protein has product MKRTVITGFGIISSIGTTEQDIVKSLKNGISGIVFSQKMKKFGLHSTVWGNFSADRIKEIPSRWLRFMNPATMYSYLSFKDAIQDSNLYPEIYMKNPRVGIIMGSGSGPAQCHAPLFNKQKNKTSVVSPYFAIKNMPSSISACLGTLFKIQGVSYSISSACSTSSHCIGHAYELISSGKQDMIFAGGGEELSVELACQFDSMRTLSTHFNNTPECSSRAFDKNRDGFVISGGSGILILEELSFALSRNAKIYAEVIGYGATSDGYSMVLPSGEGFVRCMKYAIRNTINSVDYINAHGTSTKIGDSAELHAIKKVFDFSKVDPYISSTKSMTGHSLGASGAQEIIYTMLMLKHNFIAPSINIDDLDSSAVGMNIVKNVINVVIDVAMSNSFGFGGTNSSLVIKKYF; this is encoded by the coding sequence TTGAAAAGAACAGTTATTACAGGTTTTGGAATTATTTCAAGTATTGGTACTACCGAACAAGATATTGTGAAATCATTAAAAAATGGCATTTCCGGTATAGTTTTTTCTCAAAAAATGAAAAAATTTGGTCTACATAGTACAGTTTGGGGTAATTTTTCTGCGGATAGAATAAAAGAAATACCTTCTAGGTGGTTACGATTTATGAATCCTGCAACTATGTATTCTTATCTATCTTTTAAAGATGCTATTCAAGATAGTAATTTATATCCTGAAATATATATGAAAAATCCTAGAGTAGGTATTATTATGGGATCTGGAAGTGGACCAGCTCAATGTCATGCGCCTTTATTTAATAAACAAAAAAATAAAACTAGTGTAGTTAGTCCATACTTTGCTATTAAAAATATGCCATCTTCCATCTCTGCTTGCTTGGGAACTCTTTTTAAAATTCAAGGCGTCAGTTATTCTATTAGTTCAGCATGTTCTACTTCCTCTCATTGTATTGGTCATGCATACGAATTGATTTCTTCAGGCAAACAAGATATGATTTTTGCAGGTGGGGGAGAAGAATTAAGTGTTGAATTAGCATGTCAATTTGATTCTATGAGAACTTTATCTACACATTTTAATAACACCCCTGAATGCTCTTCTAGAGCATTTGATAAAAATCGCGATGGATTTGTTATTTCGGGAGGTAGCGGTATTCTTATTTTGGAGGAATTAAGTTTTGCTTTATCAAGGAATGCTAAAATATATGCTGAAGTAATTGGATATGGGGCTACTAGTGATGGGTATAGTATGGTACTTCCTTCAGGAGAAGGTTTTGTTCGTTGCATGAAATACGCGATACGAAATACTATTAATTCTGTTGATTATATTAATGCTCACGGTACTTCTACTAAAATTGGTGATAGTGCAGAATTACATGCTATTAAAAAAGTTTTTGATTTTTCAAAGGTAGATCCATATATATCATCAACTAAGTCTATGACAGGTCATTCTCTAGGTGCTTCTGGAGCTCAAGAAATTATATATACTATGTTAATGTTAAAACATAATTTTATTGCTCCTAGTATTAACATAGATGATTTAGATTCATCTGCTGTTGGTATGAACATAGTAAAGAATGTTATTAATGTTGTTATTGATGTTGCCATGTCTAATAGTTTTGGTTTTGGAGGTACTAATTCTAGTTTAGTGATAAAAAAATATTTTTAA